From Lycium ferocissimum isolate CSIRO_LF1 chromosome 12, AGI_CSIRO_Lferr_CH_V1, whole genome shotgun sequence, one genomic window encodes:
- the LOC132039586 gene encoding uncharacterized protein LOC132039586 isoform X1, with the protein MLESMWISGVLVLLVSKYSQIKAKGTSMQMVGADWLKSDKQKMILVRGLMTYSLALYHMMDTPLEDSPLLESFVKGDDAYRNLRFKLIPYILKELETFIYTSRCKFEYFEQVDKLVIVLIGLFGKILYYILRDISFFG; encoded by the exons ATGCTGGAGAGCATGTGGATTTCTGGTGTTCTTGTCTTATTAGTGTCAAAATATTCTCAA ATTAAGGCTAAAGGCACCTCGATGCAAATGGTGGGTGCGGATTGGTTGAAGTCTGACAAACAGAAGATGATATTG GTCCGAGGTTTGATGACATATAGTCTTGCTCTCTACCATATGATGGATACCCCTTTGGAGGATTCACCTTTGCTGGAGAGTTTTGTCAAAGGAGATGATGCTTATAGAAACTTGAGGTTCAAGCTCATACCATACATATTAAAG GAGTTGGAGACTTTCATTTACACTTCAAGATGCAAGTTTGAATACTTTGAACAAGTTGACAAATTGGTTATCGTTTTGATAGGATTGTTTGGCAAAATATTGTATTATATACTTAGAGATATTAGCTTTTTTGGCTGA
- the LOC132039586 gene encoding uncharacterized protein LOC132039586 isoform X2, with amino-acid sequence MLESMWISGVLVLLVSKYSQIKAKGTSMQMVGADWLKSDKQKMILVVSLRAFLALYHMMDTPLEDSPLLESFVKGDDAYRNLRFKLIPYILKELETFIYTSRCKFEYFEQVDKLVIVLIGLFGKILYYILRDISFFG; translated from the exons ATGCTGGAGAGCATGTGGATTTCTGGTGTTCTTGTCTTATTAGTGTCAAAATATTCTCAA ATTAAGGCTAAAGGCACCTCGATGCAAATGGTGGGTGCGGATTGGTTGAAGTCTGACAAACAGAAGATGATATTGGTAGTCAGCCTGAGGGCATT TCTTGCTCTCTACCATATGATGGATACCCCTTTGGAGGATTCACCTTTGCTGGAGAGTTTTGTCAAAGGAGATGATGCTTATAGAAACTTGAGGTTCAAGCTCATACCATACATATTAAAG GAGTTGGAGACTTTCATTTACACTTCAAGATGCAAGTTTGAATACTTTGAACAAGTTGACAAATTGGTTATCGTTTTGATAGGATTGTTTGGCAAAATATTGTATTATATACTTAGAGATATTAGCTTTTTTGGCTGA